A stretch of Aerococcaceae bacterium zg-252 DNA encodes these proteins:
- a CDS encoding N-acetyltransferase produces MKFEREGNGFVHRDENGKIIAEITFMPVDEKTVIADHTFVDAVLRGQGVAEKLLDYLVQEMKAEGKQIKAQCSYVVKKFDEEPEKYDAINADK; encoded by the coding sequence ATGAAATTCGAACGAGAAGGCAATGGTTTTGTTCATCGAGATGAGAATGGTAAAATTATTGCAGAAATTACGTTTATGCCTGTTGATGAAAAGACAGTGATTGCTGATCATACATTTGTTGATGCAGTCTTGCGTGGACAAGGTGTGGCTGAAAAATTGTTGGATTATCTAGTTCAAGAAATGAAAGCAGAAGGTAAGCAAATTAAAGCGCAGTGTAGCTATGTAGTGAAGAAATTTGACGAAGAACCTGAAAAATATGATGCGATTAACGCAGATAAATAA
- a CDS encoding helix-turn-helix transcriptional regulator: MVEYYGLQTNELDRAKSEMEKVLNSQALAKRVSFFKMFGDTNRMKIIELLLQYPQLCVNEISTLIGATIATTSHHLIALKKQGIIESVKEGKFVIYKLDTSLVNDLFDVYNKYLEKK; encoded by the coding sequence ATGGTAGAATATTATGGATTACAAACCAACGAACTTGATAGAGCAAAATCTGAAATGGAAAAGGTATTAAATAGTCAAGCATTAGCAAAAAGAGTTAGTTTCTTTAAAATGTTTGGCGATACCAATCGTATGAAAATTATTGAATTATTATTACAATATCCACAATTATGTGTGAATGAAATTTCAACTTTAATTGGTGCAACAATCGCAACAACTTCGCATCACTTAATCGCTTTGAAGAAACAAGGAATTATCGAATCGGTTAAAGAGGGTAAATTTGTTATTTATAAACTTGATACGTCATTAGTGAACGATTTATTTGATGTTTATAACAAATACCTAGAAAAAAAGTAG
- a CDS encoding Spx/MgsR family RNA polymerase-binding regulatory protein: MLRLIGLTTCSTCKAIEKQLKAKEIDYLYQDVRQERPTESQVQKWVEQIGEVSIKKLVNTSGMRYRELQLKDKWDLLTTEDKISLLASDGMLIKRPILETSDGNLYIGKEVLQFLEQL, translated from the coding sequence ATGTTGCGTTTAATAGGATTGACAACTTGCAGTACCTGTAAGGCAATTGAAAAGCAACTTAAAGCAAAAGAGATTGACTATTTATATCAAGATGTGCGTCAAGAGCGGCCAACTGAATCTCAAGTGCAAAAATGGGTGGAGCAAATCGGAGAAGTGAGTATCAAAAAATTAGTGAACACTTCGGGTATGCGTTACCGAGAATTGCAGCTTAAAGATAAGTGGGATTTGCTGACGACTGAGGATAAAATATCCCTGTTGGCGAGCGACGGAATGCTGATTAAGCGACCGATTTTAGAAACAAGTGACGGAAATCTCTATATTGGAAAAGAAGTGTTGCAGTTTTTAGAGCAATTATAG
- the nagB gene encoding glucosamine-6-phosphate deaminase, with protein MQLLIYPTSAIASEQAFNRIQQAIQQGAKTLGLATGGTPEQLYTLMRESDIDFSEMTSINLDEYYGLAPTHPKSYHVYMNQNLFDAKPFKQSFIPNGENKNVEEETSRYEEILTTYPIDLQILGIGSNGHIGFNEPGTAFDSKTSLVQLTDSTIQANKRYFQSEEEVPKQAYSMGIGSILKAKEIILLAFGEQKAKAIQALMSEKITTDNPASALHQHPNVTIIVDEAAASLL; from the coding sequence ATGCAATTACTAATCTATCCAACAAGTGCGATTGCTTCAGAACAAGCATTTAATCGCATTCAACAAGCTATCCAACAAGGTGCTAAAACGCTTGGTCTTGCTACTGGTGGGACACCAGAACAACTTTATACCTTAATGCGTGAATCGGATATTGATTTCTCAGAAATGACTTCTATTAATTTAGATGAATATTATGGACTAGCTCCTACTCATCCAAAAAGCTATCATGTTTATATGAATCAAAATTTATTTGATGCTAAACCATTTAAACAATCCTTTATTCCAAATGGTGAAAACAAAAATGTCGAAGAAGAAACATCACGTTACGAAGAAATTTTAACTACCTATCCGATTGATTTACAAATTTTAGGGATTGGTAGCAATGGACACATTGGTTTTAACGAACCTGGTACGGCATTTGATTCAAAAACATCATTGGTTCAACTGACTGACTCAACCATTCAAGCGAATAAACGTTATTTCCAATCTGAAGAAGAAGTACCAAAACAAGCGTATAGCATGGGTATCGGCTCTATCTTAAAAGCAAAAGAAATCATCTTACTCGCTTTCGGAGAACAAAAAGCTAAAGCAATACAAGCACTAATGTCAGAAAAAATTACAACCGATAATCCAGCTAGTGCATTGCATCAACACCCTAATGTAACTATAATTGTAGACGAAGCTGCTGCCAGTTTATTATAA
- a CDS encoding ABC-F family ATP-binding cassette domain-containing protein: protein MSLLSVSNLTHGFGDRAIFEDVSFRLLKGEHIGLVGANGEGKSTFMNIVTGQRYPDEGKIEWARNVKVGYLDQHSVLQQGQTVRDVLRTAFEELFEVEARINDIYMEMSEAEGDQLNALMEEVGELQERLDVHDFYILDAKIDEVARALGVMDYGMATDVTTLSGGQRTKILLAKLLLAKPDILLLDEPTNYLDAEHIEWLKRYLLNYENAFILISHDIPFLNEVINIVYHVDNLQITRYAGNYEQFKEVYAMKQAQLEAAYERQQKEIADLKDFVNRNKARVATRNMAMSRQKKLDKMDIIELKGEKPKPKFEFKTARTPGRFIFQTTDLVIGYDFPLTKPLQLTFERNQKIAIVGANGIGKTTLLKSLLGLIEPISGSVEQGDYLELGYFAQEVPGGNRQTPLEAVWEAFPALNQAEVRAALAHVGLTAKHIDSQIQVLSGGEQAKVRFCLLMNREHNVLVLDEPTNHLDVDAKDELKRALKEYKGSILMVCHEPDFYEDWVDDVWNFSELA, encoded by the coding sequence ATGAGTTTATTATCTGTATCAAATTTAACACATGGATTTGGAGACCGTGCCATTTTTGAAGATGTTTCGTTCCGTTTATTAAAGGGTGAACACATCGGTTTGGTGGGTGCTAATGGTGAAGGAAAATCTACTTTCATGAATATTGTGACTGGGCAGCGTTACCCTGATGAAGGAAAAATTGAATGGGCACGCAATGTGAAAGTCGGATATCTTGACCAACATAGTGTTTTACAACAAGGACAAACAGTACGTGATGTTTTACGAACAGCATTTGAAGAATTATTTGAAGTAGAAGCACGAATCAATGATATTTATATGGAAATGTCAGAGGCTGAAGGCGACCAACTTAATGCTCTAATGGAAGAAGTAGGAGAACTTCAAGAACGATTAGACGTGCATGATTTTTATATTTTAGACGCTAAAATTGATGAAGTAGCTCGTGCATTAGGGGTTATGGATTATGGCATGGCAACTGATGTCACGACACTCAGTGGAGGGCAACGGACTAAAATTTTATTGGCGAAATTATTGTTAGCAAAACCTGATATTTTACTCTTAGATGAGCCGACAAACTATTTAGACGCTGAACATATTGAATGGTTAAAACGTTATTTATTGAACTATGAGAATGCTTTTATTTTAATTTCGCATGATATTCCATTTTTAAATGAAGTGATTAATATTGTCTATCATGTGGATAATTTACAAATTACTCGCTATGCTGGAAATTATGAGCAATTTAAAGAAGTCTATGCTATGAAACAGGCACAACTAGAGGCTGCGTATGAACGTCAGCAAAAAGAAATTGCTGATTTGAAAGATTTTGTCAATCGTAATAAAGCACGTGTTGCTACACGAAATATGGCGATGTCACGTCAAAAGAAATTGGATAAAATGGATATTATCGAATTGAAAGGCGAAAAACCGAAACCGAAATTTGAGTTTAAAACGGCACGTACACCAGGTCGTTTTATTTTCCAAACAACTGATTTAGTAATTGGGTATGATTTTCCTTTAACGAAACCACTGCAATTGACCTTTGAACGCAATCAAAAAATTGCGATTGTCGGTGCGAATGGTATTGGTAAGACTACTTTACTGAAAAGCTTATTAGGTTTAATCGAACCAATCAGTGGGTCAGTGGAGCAAGGTGATTATTTAGAGTTAGGGTATTTTGCCCAAGAAGTACCGGGCGGGAATCGCCAAACACCGTTGGAAGCAGTATGGGAAGCTTTTCCTGCGTTGAATCAAGCAGAAGTAAGAGCAGCTTTAGCACATGTAGGCTTAACGGCTAAACATATTGATAGTCAAATTCAAGTGTTGAGTGGTGGCGAACAAGCGAAAGTACGTTTTTGTTTGTTGATGAATCGTGAACACAATGTCCTAGTATTAGACGAGCCAACGAACCACTTAGATGTTGATGCTAAAGACGAATTGAAGCGAGCATTAAAAGAATACAAGGGTAGCATATTAATGGTTTGCCACGAACCTGATTTTTATGAAGATTGGGTAGACGATGTATGGAATTTTAGTGAATTAGCATAA
- a CDS encoding DMT family transporter: protein MSNYTKGVLSILVSASGFALMNLFIPLAGALPTIQKSFFRNLVALAIALIVLWRTNRKQPVREFQKGEPIAWKWLFVRSILGTIGIWCNFYAMDHLFISDASVLNKISPFATLVFSYLFLKEPMKRGHLVALFFAFVGVILVVKPTLANTDLFPYLMGIIGGLSAGAAYTTVRKLNNENVTPAVTIAFFSLFSCIASLPQLILSYEPMSLRSFVMLVFVGGMAAIGQFGITMAYKFAPAAQISIFDYTMILFTGVLGFIFLNQVPDYVSIIGYCVIIFAGWLSFKVNQHKISN, encoded by the coding sequence ATGTCGAATTATACAAAAGGTGTGCTATCAATTTTAGTGTCTGCATCTGGTTTTGCTTTGATGAATTTATTTATTCCATTAGCAGGGGCATTACCAACCATACAAAAGAGTTTTTTTAGAAATTTAGTTGCGTTAGCCATTGCTTTAATAGTCTTATGGCGTACGAATCGTAAACAACCAGTGCGTGAGTTTCAAAAAGGTGAGCCGATTGCTTGGAAATGGTTGTTTGTTCGCTCTATTTTGGGAACGATTGGTATTTGGTGTAATTTCTACGCAATGGACCATTTATTCATTTCAGATGCGTCTGTTTTGAATAAAATTTCACCCTTTGCGACCCTTGTTTTTTCTTACTTATTTTTAAAAGAGCCGATGAAACGTGGACATTTAGTTGCATTATTTTTTGCATTTGTCGGTGTAATACTAGTTGTTAAACCAACATTAGCCAATACAGATTTATTTCCGTATTTAATGGGAATTATAGGTGGTTTGAGTGCTGGAGCTGCGTATACAACTGTTCGTAAATTGAATAATGAAAATGTAACACCAGCTGTTACGATTGCGTTTTTCTCTTTATTTTCTTGTATTGCGAGCTTACCGCAATTAATATTATCGTATGAACCAATGTCGCTGCGTTCGTTTGTAATGCTAGTGTTTGTTGGTGGTATGGCAGCAATTGGGCAATTTGGTATTACAATGGCGTATAAATTTGCACCAGCGGCACAAATTTCGATATTTGATTATACAATGATTCTTTTTACAGGGGTATTAGGATTTATTTTCTTAAATCAAGTACCGGATTATGTGAGTATTATCGGTTACTGTGTGATTATTTTTGCAGGCTGGCTGTCTTTTAAGGTCAATCAGCATAAAATTAGCAATTAA
- the rpmF gene encoding 50S ribosomal protein L32 produces MAVPKRKTSKAAKRKRRTHFKLEVPGMNACSECGELKLSHRVCSSCGFYDGKSTEKGE; encoded by the coding sequence ATGGCAGTACCAAAACGTAAAACGTCTAAAGCAGCTAAAAGAAAACGTCGTACACACTTCAAATTAGAAGTACCTGGAATGAACGCTTGTTCTGAATGTGGTGAATTAAAATTAAGTCACCGTGTATGTTCATCATGTGGTTTCTATGACGGTAAGTCAACTGAAAAAGGTGAATAA
- a CDS encoding DUF177 domain-containing protein — MKWTIRKLRESKQELLSFDEVLDIAEQATLREASIIHLEPVHVSGYFVVREQDIVLHCTADVVITLPSTRTLEPVVVSMNVPIKERYIYPEYDVDANEHEEITIVLEHDYIDLEQAVLESILLNLPRRVVSETEEQATLPKGNDWAVLTEDEYQQQQQAAKPEIDPRLAKLQSLLNANNDAE, encoded by the coding sequence ATGAAATGGACGATTCGAAAACTACGTGAAAGTAAGCAAGAACTGTTATCATTTGATGAAGTATTGGATATAGCGGAGCAAGCGACTTTGCGAGAAGCTTCAATTATTCATTTAGAACCCGTTCACGTATCAGGTTATTTTGTTGTTCGAGAACAAGATATCGTATTACATTGTACAGCCGATGTAGTGATTACATTACCGTCTACCCGGACATTAGAACCGGTAGTGGTGTCGATGAACGTACCGATTAAGGAACGTTATATCTATCCAGAATATGATGTAGATGCAAATGAACATGAGGAGATTACGATCGTTCTTGAACACGATTATATCGACCTCGAACAGGCTGTTCTTGAATCGATTTTGTTGAATTTGCCACGACGAGTGGTAAGTGAAACAGAAGAGCAAGCAACATTACCAAAAGGTAATGATTGGGCAGTCTTAACCGAAGATGAATACCAGCAGCAACAACAAGCAGCTAAACCGGAAATTGATCCACGTTTGGCTAAGTTGCAGTCCCTATTAAACGCAAACAATGATGCTGAGTAA
- a CDS encoding nucleotidyltransferase family protein gives MKIVGVITEYNPLHAGHIYQLNEIRRRSQCDVLVVVMSGNVVQRGEFAIIDKWTRAQLAVEAGVDVVFELPIIASLQSADYFAQVGVQLLSHLQCQDFYFGSEEATVVQMNQLLNSIETQKAAIDNIVQKGLNQGMGYAKAYAEAIEQCFPQLAFDMSLANQQLGLRYLVTNRQLEKPMSAHAIPRIMQSDSQQLMSATQIRKAVLQQRLKSMNVPSSTWNALQQVPVVQMEDYWPLLRYRLMTHTPMSLQQIFGIKEGIEYKLLQEVVAANSWQDLVTRMVSKRWTRAAIQRVLMSVLGDISIDEMQREKQLFMTQPMTRLLAYRQTSTRYLKELRQQSLHIMNNWKQSYNETCQLMMRMDRIYQLNSVQSIDEQIVTRHALGV, from the coding sequence ATGAAAATAGTTGGTGTAATTACAGAATATAATCCACTTCATGCAGGACATATTTATCAGCTCAATGAGATTAGACGTCGTAGTCAGTGCGATGTCTTGGTTGTAGTGATGAGTGGAAATGTTGTACAGCGTGGAGAATTTGCGATTATTGATAAATGGACTCGAGCACAATTGGCAGTGGAGGCTGGGGTAGACGTAGTGTTTGAACTACCTATTATTGCTAGTTTGCAATCTGCTGATTATTTTGCTCAAGTTGGTGTGCAGCTTTTGTCGCATTTACAATGTCAGGATTTTTATTTTGGCTCAGAAGAAGCGACTGTCGTTCAAATGAATCAGTTATTGAATAGTATTGAGACGCAAAAGGCTGCGATTGATAATATTGTTCAAAAAGGCTTAAATCAAGGTATGGGTTATGCAAAAGCATATGCTGAGGCAATCGAACAGTGTTTTCCGCAGTTAGCTTTTGATATGAGTTTAGCGAATCAACAATTAGGCTTGCGATATTTAGTAACGAATCGTCAATTAGAGAAACCAATGAGTGCTCATGCAATTCCACGTATTATGCAATCGGATTCGCAACAATTGATGAGTGCTACTCAAATTAGAAAAGCCGTATTACAGCAGCGATTAAAGTCGATGAATGTTCCGAGTTCAACATGGAATGCACTGCAACAAGTACCGGTTGTGCAAATGGAGGACTATTGGCCATTATTACGTTATCGCTTAATGACACATACACCTATGTCTTTGCAACAGATTTTTGGTATTAAAGAGGGTATTGAATACAAGTTGTTGCAAGAAGTAGTAGCTGCCAATAGTTGGCAAGATTTGGTGACACGTATGGTATCGAAACGCTGGACACGAGCAGCGATTCAGCGTGTATTGATGTCTGTATTAGGTGATATTTCAATAGATGAGATGCAACGAGAAAAGCAATTATTTATGACGCAGCCGATGACACGATTATTAGCCTATCGTCAAACTAGTACTCGTTATTTGAAAGAATTGCGTCAACAGTCGCTACATATTATGAATAATTGGAAACAATCTTATAATGAAACATGTCAATTGATGATGCGTATGGATCGTATTTATCAATTAAATTCAGTTCAATCGATTGATGAACAGATAGTGACAAGGCATGCGTTGGGAGTGTAG
- a CDS encoding class I SAM-dependent methyltransferase — MSFSRIAKVYDRFNDLEVYEQWLDFTLNSVDQQPQKVLDVACGTGWFTSLLAPFVTSITGMDIDNEMLEIARSEDPGQVVQYVQGDMLSMETFASDYDLVTCYADSLCFLENAEQVQQAIRQMLNRLAPGGTLLFDVWTPYQVTTGFDGFSYFDSDETAALLWDSAVDAETLTMEHYLTVFMQQQDGRYDREEVVLTEHAYPLSVYQAAFDIDEVASVEVLVNFGEAIYDEMTHQEAERWFFRVVKR, encoded by the coding sequence ATGAGTTTTAGTCGTATTGCTAAAGTATATGACCGATTTAATGATTTAGAAGTCTATGAACAATGGTTGGATTTTACGTTAAATTCTGTTGACCAACAGCCACAAAAGGTATTAGATGTAGCCTGTGGTACAGGTTGGTTTACCAGCCTTTTAGCACCATTTGTTACGAGCATTACAGGTATGGATATTGATAACGAAATGCTTGAGATTGCACGCAGTGAAGACCCTGGGCAAGTTGTACAGTATGTACAAGGAGATATGCTTTCAATGGAAACTTTCGCATCGGATTACGATTTAGTTACTTGTTACGCAGACTCACTTTGCTTTTTAGAAAATGCTGAACAAGTACAACAAGCGATTCGTCAAATGTTAAATCGTTTAGCACCAGGTGGTACTTTGTTGTTTGATGTTTGGACACCTTATCAAGTGACGACTGGGTTTGACGGTTTTAGTTATTTTGATTCAGACGAAACGGCTGCATTGTTATGGGATAGTGCTGTTGATGCTGAAACGTTAACTATGGAACATTATTTAACGGTATTTATGCAGCAACAAGACGGACGATATGACCGAGAAGAAGTGGTATTAACGGAGCATGCTTATCCCTTATCGGTTTATCAAGCTGCTTTTGATATTGATGAAGTCGCTTCTGTTGAAGTATTAGTTAATTTTGGCGAAGCAATCTATGATGAGATGACACATCAAGAGGCAGAGCGTTGGTTTTTTAGAGTTGTGAAACGATGA
- the rsfS gene encoding ribosome silencing factor, which produces MTKTTLEKLEIIVRAADDRMAQDIMALDVASVTPIADYFIIMHARNEKQLDAVVQSILEAAHKAAIEVKQVEGKDGGKWVLIDLVDIIVHVFYYSERTHYNLEKIWQDAPAVDISAWVSENNEF; this is translated from the coding sequence ATGACAAAAACAACATTAGAAAAATTAGAAATTATCGTACGTGCAGCTGATGACCGTATGGCACAAGATATTATGGCATTGGATGTAGCTAGTGTAACACCGATTGCTGATTATTTTATAATCATGCATGCACGAAATGAAAAACAATTAGATGCAGTGGTGCAATCAATATTAGAAGCAGCACATAAAGCAGCTATTGAAGTAAAGCAAGTAGAAGGAAAAGACGGTGGAAAATGGGTATTAATCGATTTAGTTGATATTATCGTGCATGTGTTCTACTATTCAGAGCGTACACACTACAATTTAGAAAAAATTTGGCAAGATGCGCCAGCGGTTGATATTTCTGCATGGGTAAGTGAGAATAATGAGTTTTAG
- the yqeK gene encoding bis(5'-nucleosyl)-tetraphosphatase (symmetrical) YqeK — protein MNYSTKWIKVSRDELLKDLAEKIKPSRYQHVLRVEQTAIELAQANQVDIEKASIAALMHDYAKDYPLDEMKALAQQYWNYPLLNEAGGNIWHGFAAAIIAKQDYGITDKDILNAIAVHTIGWHAMTPLMSVIFIADYIEPGRNFPGVETVRQITQQSLDQAVGYKLTHNIQYLLQQQQPLFLPTIDFYNQWIKNNMV, from the coding sequence ATGAATTATTCAACGAAATGGATTAAAGTATCACGTGATGAGTTATTAAAGGATTTAGCTGAAAAAATTAAGCCTAGTCGCTATCAGCATGTGCTGCGTGTTGAACAGACGGCGATTGAATTGGCACAAGCTAATCAAGTTGATATTGAAAAAGCAAGTATTGCTGCTTTGATGCATGATTATGCTAAAGATTATCCATTGGATGAGATGAAAGCATTAGCACAGCAATATTGGAATTATCCACTATTGAATGAAGCAGGTGGCAATATATGGCATGGTTTTGCAGCAGCAATTATTGCTAAACAAGATTATGGGATTACGGATAAAGATATTTTAAATGCCATTGCTGTTCATACGATTGGGTGGCATGCGATGACGCCTTTGATGTCGGTTATCTTTATTGCTGATTATATCGAGCCGGGGCGTAATTTTCCTGGTGTCGAAACAGTGCGTCAGATAACGCAGCAATCGTTAGACCAAGCAGTAGGCTATAAATTAACGCATAATATTCAATATTTATTACAACAACAACAACCATTATTTTTACCAACCATTGATTTTTATAACCAATGGATTAAAAACAACATGGTGTGA
- a CDS encoding nicotinate-nucleotide adenylyltransferase: MTVKTEDLLDIALAEGVDLTTFSQEALQPTHVGRYRIGIMGGTFNPPHLGHLLMAEQVGRQLELDEVWFMPTAKPPHRPGKKTIAVQHRIQMVQKAIAENPLFKLQPYEVNRGGKNYTVDTMRHFTKEYPEADFYFIIGTDSANDLDTWHEIDELTKLVQFVGVRRPGQPPYNGRHSILWVDSPLVDLSSTEIRLRVYLEQSIRYQVPLAVEKYIMQHELYKEG, translated from the coding sequence ATGACGGTAAAAACGGAAGACTTATTAGATATTGCCTTAGCAGAAGGTGTAGATTTAACAACATTTTCCCAAGAAGCGTTACAACCAACGCATGTGGGCCGTTATCGTATCGGTATCATGGGGGGGACGTTTAATCCACCGCATTTAGGACATTTATTAATGGCGGAACAAGTTGGAAGACAGCTTGAATTAGATGAAGTATGGTTTATGCCGACAGCTAAGCCTCCACATAGACCTGGTAAAAAAACGATTGCCGTTCAGCATCGTATTCAAATGGTACAAAAAGCGATTGCTGAGAATCCTTTATTTAAGTTGCAGCCTTATGAAGTTAATCGAGGCGGTAAAAATTATACGGTTGATACGATGCGTCATTTTACAAAAGAATATCCGGAGGCTGATTTTTATTTCATTATAGGAACGGATAGTGCTAATGATTTGGATACTTGGCATGAAATTGATGAACTGACTAAATTAGTTCAATTTGTTGGTGTTCGCCGACCGGGACAACCACCGTATAATGGCCGTCATTCTATTTTATGGGTCGATTCACCTTTAGTTGACTTGAGTTCTACTGAAATTCGTTTACGTGTTTATTTGGAACAGTCGATTCGTTACCAAGTGCCATTGGCAGTGGAAAAATATATCATGCAGCATGAATTGTATAAAGAGGGATAA
- the yhbY gene encoding ribosome assembly RNA-binding protein YhbY, with protein sequence MTLTKAQVKYLRKLAHEIKSNYQVGKLGLSDNFIEQIDLALEKHELIKFNILQNSMEEIKEAANEVADAIEAEVVQTIGHTAVLYRESDKEKYQVLSKKVKAIR encoded by the coding sequence ATGACATTAACAAAAGCACAAGTTAAATATTTAAGAAAATTAGCTCATGAAATCAAATCGAATTATCAAGTAGGAAAATTAGGCTTATCTGATAATTTCATTGAGCAAATTGATTTAGCTTTAGAAAAGCATGAATTGATAAAGTTTAATATTTTACAAAATTCAATGGAAGAAATTAAAGAGGCTGCCAATGAAGTAGCTGATGCCATTGAGGCAGAAGTTGTACAAACGATTGGGCATACGGCTGTTTTATATCGTGAATCGGATAAGGAAAAGTATCAAGTTTTATCTAAAAAGGTAAAAGCAATTCGCTAA
- the yqeH gene encoding ribosome biogenesis GTPase YqeH has translation MGGIHLSENTYQCIGCGAMIQTEDTNAIGYLPNSALQKGIEKGEFYCQRCFRLRNYNELQDVQISDDVFLEKLSQIADDDALVVKVIDIFDIEGSIIHGLSRFIGNQPFVVLANKVDLLPKVTNQRRLKHWIKVVLNKNGLYPEDVLLASANKKQTLEPLIELIERVITKKNVYIVGVTNVGKSTLINQLISYYGGEKSIITTSNHPGTTLDLIEIPMNEDHAIVDTPGIIRRSQLAHYLSRDEIRKVLPNKPLKPKTYQLNAEQTIFLGGLARIDFVKGQRAALTFYVSNDLYIHRTKLSEADALYERHRGELLSPPSSERLDTFPPLVKKSLKLQANQDVAISGLGWLTTNVPVELDVWVPKGVTLLMRDAII, from the coding sequence ATTGGGGGAATACACTTGAGTGAAAATACTTATCAATGTATCGGTTGTGGTGCAATGATACAAACAGAAGATACGAATGCGATTGGTTACTTACCGAATAGTGCATTACAAAAAGGTATTGAAAAAGGCGAATTTTATTGCCAACGATGCTTTCGATTGAGAAATTATAATGAATTACAAGACGTGCAGATTTCTGACGATGTATTTTTGGAAAAGCTAAGCCAAATCGCAGACGACGATGCCTTAGTGGTAAAAGTAATTGATATTTTTGATATTGAAGGTAGCATAATTCATGGATTGTCACGTTTTATTGGTAATCAACCTTTCGTTGTTTTGGCAAATAAAGTGGACTTATTGCCGAAAGTGACGAATCAACGGCGTTTGAAACATTGGATTAAAGTGGTATTAAACAAAAATGGCTTATACCCAGAAGATGTCTTGTTAGCAAGTGCGAATAAAAAACAAACGCTAGAACCATTAATTGAGTTGATTGAGCGAGTGATAACGAAGAAAAATGTTTATATTGTCGGGGTCACTAATGTTGGAAAATCTACTTTAATCAATCAATTAATTAGTTATTATGGTGGCGAGAAATCAATTATTACAACATCGAATCATCCTGGTACAACATTGGACTTGATTGAGATTCCAATGAATGAAGACCATGCAATTGTTGATACTCCAGGTATTATTCGACGTTCGCAATTAGCACATTATTTATCACGTGACGAAATTCGAAAAGTCTTGCCGAATAAACCGTTAAAACCGAAAACGTATCAATTGAACGCAGAGCAGACGATTTTCTTAGGAGGTCTTGCACGCATTGATTTTGTTAAAGGGCAACGAGCAGCATTAACATTTTATGTGTCGAATGATTTATACATTCACCGTACGAAATTATCGGAGGCTGATGCCCTATATGAGCGTCATCGTGGAGAATTGTTAAGCCCACCGTCAAGTGAGCGATTGGATACATTTCCACCACTCGTAAAAAAATCATTAAAATTACAAGCAAATCAAGATGTGGCTATATCTGGTTTAGGGTGGCTAACCACAAATGTTCCAGTAGAATTGGACGTATGGGTACCCAAAGGGGTTACTTTATTAATGCGAGATGCCATTATATAG